Sequence from the Paenibacillus riograndensis SBR5 genome:
CCTCAAGCCCATCCATTTTCGAACCGTCAAATTGATATAATTTGAGTAAAAATTTGGACAAGGTCTCCAGCTCTTCCAGTTTGAAATCTTTAAAAATATCCGCCATAAAATCAATCGTAACACTGATACCGCAGCTTTCTAGAGTTTCAAGTCCTAACGTTGTCACATGTACATTGACAGCGCGTTTGTCCTTTTTGCTGGAAACAACGGATATAAAATTCTTTTTTTCCAAGCTATTAATTAATTGGGCGATATTTTGTTTGGTTGCCCCCAGCTTGTTGGCAATATTAATGATTGTCGTTTCATCTTCGGGTAAATGAAGGATTGCAAGCAGAGTCATATATTGTCTGGAAGTTAAGGGCGCACTATACTTGTCACCTGTTGCTTGAAGCTTGTTTGAAACGGAGATCAGACTGGAATAGACCTGTTTCATAAGATGTAATAGATAGAGTTCCTTATCGTAATCCATGACAATAACCAACCTCGCAGATGAATTCTGTAATATTTGGCCTAATTACTATGGATGAAACATAGAGTGACTGCAAAATTGTTTTGCAGCCACCCGTTTGAATTAATCTAAAGTTTTGCCAATTGCCCATGATTCTATCACGGCTCATTAAAAAATTCAATCGTTCGTTTAAAGGATTGAAATTGTCCTTCCGCGTTTCCCTCAATAGTTCCACCGGAAGAAAACACACCGCCATTCATTGGCATTTCTAAGGTTAAGCTAATTGGAACGATATAGGGAATTGGCATGGGGTGCCCCATATTCTCATAAGATAATAATTCCGCATGATGCTTATAATTGTTGCTCTTTAAGTTCTTCAATATTTCCAAGCATGCATCATAACTGTTCCATATATTGTCCTTTTTCCCGCAAATTAAAAGAATCTCAGCCTGGGAATTTTCAACTTTTATCCTCGATTCTTCTAGATTCGTTGCGTTTTCAATACTTTTCCGGTATGTGCTGGCAAATCCGAATGGAATTCCTTTTTCAATGTCCTTTTTCTGATCTTCAAAGAAAATTTTGTTGTCTACTTCAATAAATGGAATCGATTTTCCCTGATAGGACCAAGAAGAGACATTCCTTCCACTCATTAACCCATCAAGGGCCTGAAAACAATAGGTGTGAGGTTCTACGGCAACTACTTTTCTAATTTGTTTATATCTGGAAGCCAGTAAAAGAACTAATTCACCGCCTTTCGACGTTCCATGAAGATAAATATCTTTCGTTCTTGTAATTTCATTGTCTTCCACCCACTTAAATATTTTTTCGAAATACTCCAAAGGCACTTCTTCTAGCTTTTCAGGCAAACCCTTAGAAGCAAAGTAGGATGTAATCAGCACATTAAATCCTCTGGAAGCAAGAGGTCCGGCCATAAGAGCCAAAGATTGCATTTGTCCATCCGATCCTCCCACCATTAAGACGGTTTTGTTATTGGTGTTTTTCTGATAAAACAGTTGCCCGGTAAAACTTTCATTGATCTGTTTGACAAGAATGTCTTCTGCTTTAAACAGCCTTTTTAACTGTACTTCCTTTCTTTCTATAGAGGATTCAAATAATAGATGCATGATGATTGGCTTTTCAATAGAAATATTCTCAGCGATATTCTTCCCTGTAGATGTAGACTGTTTTAATGAATAGATCAGGCCCATACTATTAGCCGTTTCATAGCTTCCCTCCACAGGCTTTGCTAGGTCGAAATCCACTTTTCCCGTTTCATCTGCGACAAAAACTGCGTAGGAAGAAAATTCATCACCGCTGCACCAGGGAAGTTCCATTTTCAGACTTACTTTTAGTCGACTATTAGGATTTAAATCAAGAACCCTAATATTAATT
This genomic interval carries:
- a CDS encoding MarR family winged helix-turn-helix transcriptional regulator; the encoded protein is MDYDKELYLLHLMKQVYSSLISVSNKLQATGDKYSAPLTSRQYMTLLAILHLPEDETTIINIANKLGATKQNIAQLINSLEKKNFISVVSSKKDKRAVNVHVTTLGLETLESCGISVTIDFMADIFKDFKLEELETLSKFLLKLYQFDGSKMDGLEVDVQVPNTFSEEEIRTAIERFSIRRNGKL
- a CDS encoding acyl-CoA thioesterase/bile acid-CoA:amino acid N-acyltransferase family protein, producing the protein MKINIEHQETFVDQKINIRVLDLNPNSRLKVSLKMELPWCSGDEFSSYAVFVADETGKVDFDLAKPVEGSYETANSMGLIYSLKQSTSTGKNIAENISIEKPIIMHLLFESSIERKEVQLKRLFKAEDILVKQINESFTGQLFYQKNTNNKTVLMVGGSDGQMQSLALMAGPLASRGFNVLITSYFASKGLPEKLEEVPLEYFEKIFKWVEDNEITRTKDIYLHGTSKGGELVLLLASRYKQIRKVVAVEPHTYCFQALDGLMSGRNVSSWSYQGKSIPFIEVDNKIFFEDQKKDIEKGIPFGFASTYRKSIENATNLEESRIKVENSQAEILLICGKKDNIWNSYDACLEILKNLKSNNYKHHAELLSYENMGHPMPIPYIVPISLTLEMPMNGGVFSSGGTIEGNAEGQFQSFKRTIEFFNEP